From Salarias fasciatus chromosome 12, fSalaFa1.1, whole genome shotgun sequence, the proteins below share one genomic window:
- the adam28 gene encoding disintegrin and metalloproteinase domain-containing protein 28 isoform X1, whose protein sequence is MTPTLLLWLLILNASLKCSGSHGPRFEEDQDYEVVRPVRLHTVRKRHAEPARAETLRYALTVGGRDIEMLLEKNNELLTRDYTETYYQDDGTQVTTAPNDIDHCYYHGRIVDDSDSSVSISTCDGLRGYFRTAAQRYLIEPLSGDDQGEHAVSTVTEKSFTPAVCGVTNTSWSDDFEPPTSRSRSRSAGVSILQQQKYIELFLVADHREYVKMNRDMTELRKRIFDIVNFVNMAYKPLRTFIALVGLEVWSSGDQISVTPPAGANLNAFMTWRNDVLMKRKKHDNAHLISAIDFEGATVGLAYIGTLCSGHSVGVVQDHNDKAIAVGATLAHEMGHNLGMDHDDSSACACSGDSCIMAAALSWKIPRTFSSCSSSSFERYLVKRSPGCLLDKPDYRAVVAPAVCGNGFREATEECDCGTVEECMNPCCNATSCTLKQGSQCAEGDCCLNCQIAPRSQECRSKQDDCDLAEYCDGTSNVCPEDVFAVNGLPCDKGLGYCYNGQCPQRARQCVKMYGPNAEEARQGCYDQNTRGVYYGFCRRPAKDRYLPCQQEDKFCGKLFCHGGSTNPNYGRMVQVGNCKAAFFGDHTKDFGQVEPGTKCGDGKVCSQNECVDLETAYRNVNCSSRCPGHAVCNHRSECQCEPGWVQPSCDSKEAAFSGLSPGAKAGIALAVLLLVCGLAAAIFGFIWKKRQSPVLPTSHRKPPAVQRAAPSQPPPLRQQGVKPKPKGAPPPPPPAGNKAKPAGLNYMAARQALRPVPPPKV, encoded by the exons ATGACGCCAACACTCCTGCTGTGGCTCCTCATCCTCAATGCCTCGCTCAAGTGCTCAG gGAGCCACGGGCCTCGGTTCGAAGAGGACCAGGACTACGAGGTGGTTCGACCTGTCAGACTCCACACGGTCAGAAAGCGACATGCGGAG CCCGCCAGAGCAGAGACCCTGAGGTACGCTCTGACCGTGGGAGGAAGAGACATTGAAATGCTTCTGGAAAAGAACAA TGAACTCCTCACCAGAGATTACACTGAGACTTACTACCAAGACGACGGGACTCAAGTCACCACGGCGCCAAACGACATT GATCACTGTTATTACCACGGGAGGATCGTCGACGACAGCGACTCGTCCGTCAGTATCAGCACCTGCGATGGACTCAG GGGTTACTTCAGGACGGCGGCCCAGCGGTACCTCATCGAGCCGCTGTCCGGCGACGACCAGGGTGAGCACGCCGTGTCCACCGTCACGGAGAAGAGCTTCACGCCCGCCGTGTGCGGCGTCACCAACACCAGCTGGAGCGACGACTTCGAGCCGCCCACGAGCCGCAGCCGCTCCAGATCGGCG GGAGTCTCtatcctccagcagcagaagtaCATCGAGCTCTTCCTCGTGGCCGATCACCGAGAG tacGTGAAGATGAACAGAGATATGACAGAGCTGAGAAAGAGGATATTTGATATCGTCAACTTTGTGAACATG GCGTACAAACCTCTGAGGACCTTCATCGCTCTGgtgggtctggaggtctggtcCAGCGGGGACCAGATCTCGGTGACGCCTCCCGCCGGGGCCAACCTCAACGCCTTCATGACGTGGAGGAACGACgtgctgatgaagaggaagaaacacgACAACGCTCATCTCATCAG TGCCATCGACTTCGAGGGAGCCACGGTGGGGCTGGCCTACATCGGGACTCTGTGCTCGGGTCACTCGGTCGGGGTCGTGCAG GATCACAATGACAAAGCCATCGCCGTGGGAGCGACCCTGGCCCACGAGATGGGCCACAACCTGGGCATGGACCACGACGACTCCAGCGCCTGCGCCTGCTCCGGGGACAGCTGCATCATGGCCGCCGCCCTCAG CTGGAAAATCCCGCGGAcgttcagcagctgcagcagcagcagctttgagCGGTACCTGGTGAAGCGCAGCCCCGGCTGCCTGCTGGACAAACCCGACTACCGGGCGGTGGTGGCGCCGGCCGTCTGCGGAAACGGCTTCAGGGAGGCGACGGAGGAGTGCGACTGCGGCACGGTGGAG gaaTGCATGAACCCCTGCTGTAACGCCACCAGCTGCACCCTGAAGCAGGGCTCTCAGTGTGCTGAGGGAGACTGCTGCCTCAACTGTCAG ATCGCGCCTCGCTCCCAAGAGTGTCGCAGCAAGCAGGACGACTGCGACCTGGCGGAGTACTGCGACGGCACGAGCAACGTCTGCCCCGAGGACGTGTTCGCCGTCAACGGCCTCCCGTGCGACAAGGGCCTGGGCTACTGCTACAACGGCCAGTGTCCGCAGAGGGCGCGCCAGTGCGTGAAGATGTACGGACCGA ATGCGGAGGAGGCGCGTCAGGGCTGCTACGACCAGAACACCAGAGGGGTTTACTACGGCTTCTGCAGACGACCCGCCAAAGACCGCTACCTGCCCTGCCAGCAGGA GGATAAGTTCTGTGGGAAGCTCTTCTGCCACGGCGGAAGCACAAACCCCAACTACGGCCGCATGGTCCAAGTCGGCAACTGCAAGGCGGCGTTCTTCGGCGACCACACCAAAGACTTCGGGCAGGTGGAGCCCGGGACCAAGTGTGGAGACGGAAAG GTGTGCAGCCAGAACGAGTGTGTGGACCTGGAGACGGCGTACAGGAACGTGAACTGCTCGTCCCGATGCCCCGGCCACGCC gtgtgtaaCCACAGAAGTGAGTGTCAGTGTGAGCCCGGCTGGGTCCAACCGTCATGTGATTCGAAGGAGGCGGCGTTCAGCGGTCTCTCTCCGG GCGCTAAGGCCGGCATCGCACTGGCCGTTCTTCTCCTGGTCTGCGGCCTCGCCGCCGCCATCTTCGGATTCATCTGGAAGAAAAGACAAAGTCCTGTCCTGCCAAC GTCTCACAGGAAGCCCCCCGCGGTGCAGCGAGCGGCTCCcagccagccgccgccgctcagacAG CAGGGCGTGAAGCCGAAGCCCAAaggagctccgcctcctccgcctcccgctGGGAACAAAGCCAAGCCTGCAGGGCTGAACTACATGGCTGCACGGCAG GCTCTAAGACCCGTCCCCCCTCCGAAGGTCTGA
- the adam28 gene encoding disintegrin and metalloproteinase domain-containing protein 28 isoform X2 has product MTPTLLLWLLILNASLKCSGSHGPRFEEDQDYEVVRPVRLHTVRKRHAEPARAETLRYALTVGGRDIEMLLEKNNELLTRDYTETYYQDDGTQVTTAPNDIDHCYYHGRIVDDSDSSVSISTCDGLRGYFRTAAQRYLIEPLSGDDQGEHAVSTVTEKSFTPAVCGVTNTSWSDDFEPPTSRSRSRSAGVSILQQQKYIELFLVADHREYVKMNRDMTELRKRIFDIVNFVNMAYKPLRTFIALVGLEVWSSGDQISVTPPAGANLNAFMTWRNDVLMKRKKHDNAHLISAIDFEGATVGLAYIGTLCSGHSVGVVQDHNDKAIAVGATLAHEMGHNLGMDHDDSSACACSGDSCIMAAALSWKIPRTFSSCSSSSFERYLVKRSPGCLLDKPDYRAVVAPAVCGNGFREATEECDCGTVEECMNPCCNATSCTLKQGSQCAEGDCCLNCQIAPRSQECRSKQDDCDLAEYCDGTSNVCPEDVFAVNGLPCDKGLGYCYNGQCPQRARQCVKMYGPNAEEARQGCYDQNTRGVYYGFCRRPAKDRYLPCQQEDKFCGKLFCHGGSTNPNYGRMVQVGNCKAAFFGDHTKDFGQVEPGTKCGDGKVCSQNECVDLETAYRNVNCSSRCPGHAVCNHRSECQCEPGWVQPSCDSKEAAFSGLSPGAKAGIALAVLLLVCGLAAAIFGFIWKKRQSPVLPTSHRKPPAVQRAAPSQPPPLRQGVKPKPKGAPPPPPPAGNKAKPAGLNYMAARQALRPVPPPKV; this is encoded by the exons ATGACGCCAACACTCCTGCTGTGGCTCCTCATCCTCAATGCCTCGCTCAAGTGCTCAG gGAGCCACGGGCCTCGGTTCGAAGAGGACCAGGACTACGAGGTGGTTCGACCTGTCAGACTCCACACGGTCAGAAAGCGACATGCGGAG CCCGCCAGAGCAGAGACCCTGAGGTACGCTCTGACCGTGGGAGGAAGAGACATTGAAATGCTTCTGGAAAAGAACAA TGAACTCCTCACCAGAGATTACACTGAGACTTACTACCAAGACGACGGGACTCAAGTCACCACGGCGCCAAACGACATT GATCACTGTTATTACCACGGGAGGATCGTCGACGACAGCGACTCGTCCGTCAGTATCAGCACCTGCGATGGACTCAG GGGTTACTTCAGGACGGCGGCCCAGCGGTACCTCATCGAGCCGCTGTCCGGCGACGACCAGGGTGAGCACGCCGTGTCCACCGTCACGGAGAAGAGCTTCACGCCCGCCGTGTGCGGCGTCACCAACACCAGCTGGAGCGACGACTTCGAGCCGCCCACGAGCCGCAGCCGCTCCAGATCGGCG GGAGTCTCtatcctccagcagcagaagtaCATCGAGCTCTTCCTCGTGGCCGATCACCGAGAG tacGTGAAGATGAACAGAGATATGACAGAGCTGAGAAAGAGGATATTTGATATCGTCAACTTTGTGAACATG GCGTACAAACCTCTGAGGACCTTCATCGCTCTGgtgggtctggaggtctggtcCAGCGGGGACCAGATCTCGGTGACGCCTCCCGCCGGGGCCAACCTCAACGCCTTCATGACGTGGAGGAACGACgtgctgatgaagaggaagaaacacgACAACGCTCATCTCATCAG TGCCATCGACTTCGAGGGAGCCACGGTGGGGCTGGCCTACATCGGGACTCTGTGCTCGGGTCACTCGGTCGGGGTCGTGCAG GATCACAATGACAAAGCCATCGCCGTGGGAGCGACCCTGGCCCACGAGATGGGCCACAACCTGGGCATGGACCACGACGACTCCAGCGCCTGCGCCTGCTCCGGGGACAGCTGCATCATGGCCGCCGCCCTCAG CTGGAAAATCCCGCGGAcgttcagcagctgcagcagcagcagctttgagCGGTACCTGGTGAAGCGCAGCCCCGGCTGCCTGCTGGACAAACCCGACTACCGGGCGGTGGTGGCGCCGGCCGTCTGCGGAAACGGCTTCAGGGAGGCGACGGAGGAGTGCGACTGCGGCACGGTGGAG gaaTGCATGAACCCCTGCTGTAACGCCACCAGCTGCACCCTGAAGCAGGGCTCTCAGTGTGCTGAGGGAGACTGCTGCCTCAACTGTCAG ATCGCGCCTCGCTCCCAAGAGTGTCGCAGCAAGCAGGACGACTGCGACCTGGCGGAGTACTGCGACGGCACGAGCAACGTCTGCCCCGAGGACGTGTTCGCCGTCAACGGCCTCCCGTGCGACAAGGGCCTGGGCTACTGCTACAACGGCCAGTGTCCGCAGAGGGCGCGCCAGTGCGTGAAGATGTACGGACCGA ATGCGGAGGAGGCGCGTCAGGGCTGCTACGACCAGAACACCAGAGGGGTTTACTACGGCTTCTGCAGACGACCCGCCAAAGACCGCTACCTGCCCTGCCAGCAGGA GGATAAGTTCTGTGGGAAGCTCTTCTGCCACGGCGGAAGCACAAACCCCAACTACGGCCGCATGGTCCAAGTCGGCAACTGCAAGGCGGCGTTCTTCGGCGACCACACCAAAGACTTCGGGCAGGTGGAGCCCGGGACCAAGTGTGGAGACGGAAAG GTGTGCAGCCAGAACGAGTGTGTGGACCTGGAGACGGCGTACAGGAACGTGAACTGCTCGTCCCGATGCCCCGGCCACGCC gtgtgtaaCCACAGAAGTGAGTGTCAGTGTGAGCCCGGCTGGGTCCAACCGTCATGTGATTCGAAGGAGGCGGCGTTCAGCGGTCTCTCTCCGG GCGCTAAGGCCGGCATCGCACTGGCCGTTCTTCTCCTGGTCTGCGGCCTCGCCGCCGCCATCTTCGGATTCATCTGGAAGAAAAGACAAAGTCCTGTCCTGCCAAC GTCTCACAGGAAGCCCCCCGCGGTGCAGCGAGCGGCTCCcagccagccgccgccgctcagacAG GGCGTGAAGCCGAAGCCCAAaggagctccgcctcctccgcctcccgctGGGAACAAAGCCAAGCCTGCAGGGCTGAACTACATGGCTGCACGGCAG GCTCTAAGACCCGTCCCCCCTCCGAAGGTCTGA